From a region of the Pleuronectes platessa chromosome 22, fPlePla1.1, whole genome shotgun sequence genome:
- the nudt5 gene encoding ADP-sugar pyrophosphatase: protein MSTMSNSEEPKVTTAPHIVDEELMAAGKWIKLEKTTYVDPAGNTRTWETVKRTTRQTHIDVDGVGIIALLKRTLHKDCVVMVKQFRPPMGCCSLEFPAGLIDEGETVEVAALRELKEETGFKGEVAGVTPVTCLDPGLSNCTTQIVMVNINGDDMENINPTQQLGEQEFVEVILLPLDEFQSKIDDLMKKEKIVVDAKVYIFAMGMVQAFFKPRELPVLKQ from the exons ATGTCAACAATGAGCAACAGTGAGGAGCCCAAAGTGACCACAGCCCCACACATAGTGGACGAGGAG CTCATGGCAGCGGGGAAATGGATaaaactggagaaaacaacgTACGTGGACCCAGCTGGAAACACCAG AACCTGGGAGACTGTGAAGAGGACAACGAGGCAGACCCACATAGACGTGGACG GTGTGGGAATCATCGCCCTCCTGAAACGGACGCTCCATAAAGACTGTGTAGTGATGGTGAAGCAGTTTCGTCCTCCTATGGGATGCTGCTCTCTGGAGTTTCCTGCAG GGTTGATCGACGAGGGGGAAACGGTGGAAGTTGCTGCCCTGAGGGAGCTGAAGGAAGAAACCGGCTTCAAGGGCGAAGTAGCGGGAGTTACCCCAG TGACCTGCCTGGACCCCGGGCTGTCTAACTGCACCACTCAAATCGTCATGGTCAACATCAACGGAGACGACATGGAGAATATCAACCCGACGCAACAGCTCGGTGAGCAGG AATTTGTAGAAGTCATCCTTTTACCTCTTGATGAATTCCAGTCGAAAATAGACG ATCtgatgaagaaagagaaaattgtGGTGGACGCTAAAGTTTACATCTTCGCGATGGGGATGGTTCAGGCCTTCTTCAAACCGAGGGAGCTCCCTGTCCTGAAGCAGTAA
- the cdc123 gene encoding cell division cycle protein 123 homolog, whose protein sequence is MKKEQVVNCQFSVWYPIFKKHTIKSLILPLPQNVIDYLLDDGTLVVSGSDNNTQQTHTNNNDSDAEEDVQWSDDETTTTATAPEFPEFTSRVLEAINALGGYVFPKLNWSAPRDANWIALNSSLQCQSLSDIFLLFKSSDFVTHDLAQPFLHCSDQDSPDPAINYELVLRKWSELISGGEFRCFVKENKLIAISQRDYTQYYQHVLKQEEQISHAIQDFFSQHIQYNFLDEDFVFDVYRDSQGRVWLIDLNPFGQVTDSLLFSWEELTSGEVAHQQEGPAFRCTNSEVTVQPSPCLSYRIPRDFLDLSTGEDAYKLIDFLKLKKSQQEESEEEEEEVEVIPQQ, encoded by the exons ATGAAGAAGGAGCAAGTTGTCAACTGTCAGTTTTCGGTTTGGTATCCGATATTCAAGAAACACACGATTAAAAG CCTGATTCTTCCACTGCCTCAGAATGTAATAGATTATTTACTGGACGATGGGACACTGGTAGTCTCTGGGAG tgacaacaacacacagcagacacacaccaacaacaacGACTCGGATGCAGAGGAAGACGTTCAG TGGTCAGATGATGAGACAACCACCACTGCCACG GCTCCTGAGTTCCCAGAATTCACCTCGAGAGTGCTGGAGGCAATAAACGCCCTGGGTGGCTATGTCTTTCCAAAACTCAACTGGAGCGCTCCTCGG gATGCAAACTGGATTGCTCTAAACAGCTCCCTGCAGTGTCAGAGCCTCAGTGATATATTTTTGCTCTTCAAAAGTTCAGACTTCGTCACCCACGACCTCGCACAGCC ATTCCTTCACTGTAGTGACCAGGACTCCCCAGATCCTGCTATCAACTATGag CTGGTCCTGAGAAAGTGGAGCGAGCTGATTTCTGGAGGAGAGTTTCGCTGCTTtgtcaaagaaaacaaactgatcG CCATCTCCCAGAGAGACTACACTCAGTATTACCAGCACGTCTtgaagcaggaggagcagatctCTCACGCCATACAGGACTTCTTCAGCCAGCACATCCAGTACAACTTCCTGGACGAAGACT ttGTGTTTGATGTCTACAGAGACAGCCAG gggaGAGTGTGGCTGATTGACCTGAACCCGTTCGGACAGGTGACAGACTCGCTGCTGTTCAGTTGGGAGGAGCTGACGTCCGGAGAAGTCGCTCACCAGCAG gagggCCCTGCCTTCCGCTGCACCAACAGTGAGGTGACGGTGCAGCCCAGTCCCTGCCTCAGCTACAGAATCCCACGGGACTTTCTGGACCTCTCTACCGGGGAAGACGCATACAAACTCATCGACTTCCTCAAACTG